One genomic region from Marinomonas maritima encodes:
- a CDS encoding cation:proton antiporter: protein MNAWYLICFLSALAVFIAFTNQYILKMQTTIAITTGSVVISLLLILAVKMLGDETALFITQVVAGIDFNQLLLKGMLGFLLFAGALEIDLAALKRQRWEITILVLFSTLVSTFIVGYLSFYLFALLNFPVPFIYCLLFGALISPTDPIAVLAIIKQMSAPQGISIQVEGESLFNDGVGLVIFTTIFAVAFYGTEANFQEIAELFLVDAIGGIVFGLVIAVVGHFVIINCKDINTRLLVTLTIPSAGFALANIWEISGALAMVTSGILLGNITRAKASKRRGPDGTRYVKDFWHATDSFLNALLFLIIGMLIVTMPLSWELIGLGLVMVPVVLLARFISVGTPYRVFKRYRQYDKHSVKILTWGGLRGGLALAMAAAIPANQIKIEGLDLHDIMVIITYVVVIFSIIVQGLTISPLIQKSIKAAEEKAKQR, encoded by the coding sequence ATGAACGCTTGGTACCTCATCTGTTTTCTATCGGCATTAGCTGTTTTCATCGCTTTTACCAACCAATACATTCTCAAAATGCAAACGACAATCGCCATCACAACAGGATCGGTCGTCATCTCCTTGCTGCTGATTCTTGCGGTTAAAATGCTTGGCGATGAAACCGCATTATTCATTACTCAAGTCGTTGCTGGTATAGACTTTAACCAGCTACTGCTAAAAGGCATGTTAGGCTTTCTACTGTTTGCTGGTGCGTTAGAAATCGATCTCGCTGCGTTAAAACGCCAACGATGGGAAATCACCATTTTGGTGTTATTCTCCACTCTGGTTTCTACTTTTATTGTTGGCTATTTAAGCTTCTATCTGTTCGCTCTATTAAACTTTCCTGTACCCTTCATCTACTGCTTGCTTTTCGGTGCGTTGATCAGCCCTACCGACCCGATTGCTGTATTGGCGATCATTAAACAGATGAGTGCACCGCAAGGCATCTCGATTCAAGTCGAAGGAGAGTCGCTCTTCAACGATGGTGTTGGTTTGGTTATTTTCACCACCATATTTGCAGTCGCTTTTTATGGCACAGAGGCCAATTTCCAGGAAATTGCTGAGCTATTTTTAGTTGATGCCATTGGCGGTATCGTATTTGGTCTTGTCATCGCCGTTGTTGGCCACTTTGTCATCATTAACTGTAAAGATATAAATACACGCTTACTGGTCACGCTGACCATTCCTTCTGCGGGTTTTGCTCTCGCCAATATCTGGGAAATTTCGGGGGCATTGGCCATGGTGACCAGCGGCATCCTTCTCGGTAATATTACACGAGCGAAAGCCTCTAAAAGGCGCGGCCCAGATGGCACTCGTTATGTAAAAGACTTCTGGCATGCAACAGACAGCTTCTTAAATGCTTTGTTGTTCCTCATCATCGGTATGTTGATTGTTACCATGCCATTATCATGGGAACTCATTGGGTTAGGCTTAGTTATGGTCCCCGTGGTTCTTCTGGCTCGCTTTATCAGTGTTGGAACGCCTTATCGTGTTTTCAAACGCTACCGCCAATACGATAAGCACTCAGTGAAAATATTAACGTGGGGTGGTTTACGCGGCGGGCTTGCTCTTGCTATGGCGGCGGCCATTCCAGCCAATCAAATTAAAATTGAAGGGTTAGATCTACATGACATTATGGTCATCATCACCTACGTTGTCGTTATCTTCTCCATCATAGTTCAAGGGCTAACCATTTCTCCTTTGATACAAAAAAGCATCAAGGCCGCAGAAGAAAAAGCAAAACAACGCTAA
- a CDS encoding P-loop NTPase family protein yields MGKVHFVGGEKGGVGKSMTARVLAQFYIDNDQPFLGFDCDSSHSTFSRFYSEFASPILIGEEDSLDGMLAAIEEYPDRDLIIDLAAQAAQPLGKWIEETDVFGLLDEMGYQVCLWHVMDDGADSVALLDALLERYTQPSVDFVVVQNLGRGTDFSRFKKSDIYKKAVDREALIIELPKLQSKLTQKIDFNNSSFWAVANDKGIMNIAERQRMKVWLRNSYVQLEQLG; encoded by the coding sequence ATGGGTAAGGTACATTTCGTAGGTGGTGAAAAAGGCGGTGTCGGGAAATCTATGACGGCCCGCGTCTTAGCTCAATTCTATATTGATAATGATCAGCCATTCTTAGGCTTTGATTGTGACAGCTCGCACAGTACCTTTTCGCGTTTTTACAGTGAGTTTGCCTCTCCCATTTTAATTGGTGAGGAAGACAGCTTAGACGGCATGCTGGCCGCCATTGAAGAATACCCTGATCGTGATTTGATCATTGATCTAGCAGCGCAGGCAGCGCAGCCATTAGGCAAGTGGATTGAAGAAACAGATGTGTTTGGGTTGTTAGATGAAATGGGCTACCAAGTTTGTCTTTGGCATGTAATGGATGATGGTGCAGACTCTGTCGCTCTATTAGACGCTTTGTTAGAGCGTTATACTCAACCTTCCGTAGATTTTGTCGTGGTACAAAACCTCGGCCGAGGCACAGATTTTTCTCGGTTTAAAAAGTCAGATATTTATAAGAAAGCCGTTGATCGGGAAGCCTTGATCATTGAGCTGCCAAAACTGCAAAGTAAGTTAACGCAAAAAATTGATTTTAATAACAGCAGCTTTTGGGCCGTCGCAAACGATAAAGGCATTATGAACATTGCTGAGCGTCAACGCATGAAGGTCTGGCTACGTAACAGCTACGTGCAATTAGAACAACTAGGTTAG
- a CDS encoding cyclic nucleotide-binding domain-containing protein, whose amino-acid sequence MDVTKQINAFPFMVDVDTELTSSLTDLACIKKLKAGEVLAKQFEIGQCIYFLLEGEIGISVPLQETGKSYSVGLINNILSPIGWSAFRHPSRYATTFTATKSSTLLMWPIVELQKILDANLPFANQFLQFVYEESLPVLTNVQNQTRPFFSNESLAFEETRPLINYETQAQALKDAISLLNYAPFCETFTQAEIHTLAKKSSILLAHQGDILCQQDQPTNGLYLLIKGKVVVSYQTDSGDIITTRSISRAGTVLAWTTQNTTLKNRTSIISSRDSSVLFISQDDLLEVFNENPKISVKYLYRLIWLVGTHLLSARMRYLSQIANDEALAVSNVIEQNAALLPVSSPLYKVNELLKSAITTDEAFGVLYKCLHFGCVLERTIAGMCLDILKDLQRENAFYRHLQNVYDTINSLPKETSVLDARRLGTELFKQAFQQVPYVIKGLENLPKKAGSLFIYNHLLGSATNRLPNGFRFSMDAQFIGSMVIDNEYGVSGQRVIRRSKESEFWRDDFYGRFGNIFINSWEDLATGTPEYDDFIKHSQDTLRQNFPLMISPEGKSFGTHQSPGAFLPHAFELAGSMGSEEPWIVPIVVANFDQRADHNIYTVIIKRAFKLSSRVDYTDKKALNKFLAAYQEEYKVYVNEAVELSREIHQYPIFSGKNGYRSNVMSLNQIDVEFESDVRELEFHLAYQEYKEQPVAFYGSSTMRLWSDFARHFRDKDGINLGFGGATLEACVYYFERIILPHKPRSLVIYAGDNDIGNHCDSNKVIELYIELLQKIDRHLPGIPVTLISIKCSPARIKMRSTIEKTNIQLARLAKTRPNTQYLDLFSTLLDKHGEIKENLFEGDKLHLNHKAYDLWTKQLLETEDFIFNKE is encoded by the coding sequence ATGGACGTAACAAAACAGATTAACGCTTTCCCTTTTATGGTGGATGTCGATACAGAATTAACGTCATCCCTAACCGATCTCGCGTGTATTAAAAAATTAAAAGCGGGAGAGGTGTTAGCAAAGCAATTTGAAATTGGCCAGTGTATTTATTTCCTTTTAGAAGGTGAAATTGGTATTTCCGTACCATTACAAGAGACAGGAAAGTCCTATAGTGTTGGCCTAATCAATAACATACTGTCGCCTATTGGCTGGTCTGCTTTTCGACACCCTTCACGCTACGCCACAACTTTTACGGCTACAAAATCGTCTACATTGCTCATGTGGCCCATTGTTGAATTACAAAAAATACTCGATGCCAACCTCCCCTTCGCAAATCAGTTCCTACAATTCGTTTATGAAGAGTCGTTGCCGGTCCTCACTAATGTTCAAAACCAGACACGCCCTTTCTTTTCTAATGAATCTCTGGCATTTGAAGAAACTCGTCCGCTGATTAATTATGAAACACAGGCTCAAGCGCTAAAAGATGCAATTAGTCTGCTGAATTATGCGCCTTTTTGCGAAACATTTACGCAAGCAGAAATACACACTCTCGCTAAAAAATCGTCCATCTTACTGGCACATCAGGGCGATATACTTTGTCAACAAGATCAGCCTACGAACGGTCTTTACTTACTTATTAAAGGCAAAGTGGTCGTTAGTTATCAAACCGACTCTGGGGATATTATTACCACACGCTCCATTTCTCGCGCCGGTACGGTACTGGCTTGGACAACTCAAAACACCACATTAAAAAACCGTACATCGATCATTTCCTCTAGAGACAGCAGCGTCTTATTTATAAGCCAAGATGATTTACTAGAGGTTTTCAATGAAAATCCTAAAATATCGGTTAAATACTTATATCGACTCATTTGGTTAGTTGGCACTCATTTATTATCAGCCAGAATGCGCTACCTGTCACAAATAGCCAATGATGAAGCACTCGCAGTCAGTAATGTGATAGAACAAAATGCGGCACTTTTACCTGTAAGCTCACCCCTTTATAAAGTCAATGAGTTGCTTAAAAGCGCCATCACAACCGACGAAGCATTTGGTGTTCTCTATAAGTGTTTGCATTTCGGTTGTGTACTCGAAAGAACCATTGCTGGTATGTGCTTAGATATTTTAAAAGACTTACAACGTGAAAATGCATTTTATCGTCACTTGCAAAATGTCTACGACACCATAAACAGCTTACCTAAAGAAACGTCCGTATTGGACGCAAGACGCTTAGGCACAGAATTGTTTAAACAAGCTTTCCAGCAAGTACCTTATGTCATTAAAGGACTAGAAAACTTACCTAAGAAAGCCGGCTCTCTGTTCATTTACAACCATCTATTAGGTTCTGCGACCAATCGTTTACCTAATGGCTTCCGTTTTTCTATGGATGCTCAATTTATTGGTTCCATGGTCATTGATAATGAATACGGTGTTTCTGGACAACGAGTCATCCGTCGCAGTAAAGAAAGTGAATTCTGGCGTGATGACTTCTATGGAAGATTTGGTAATATATTTATCAATAGCTGGGAAGACCTTGCCACAGGTACCCCAGAGTACGATGACTTTATCAAACACTCTCAAGATACTTTACGTCAGAACTTCCCGTTGATGATTTCTCCAGAGGGAAAAAGCTTTGGCACTCACCAATCGCCCGGTGCGTTTCTACCTCATGCCTTTGAACTAGCAGGTTCGATGGGTAGCGAAGAACCCTGGATCGTTCCTATTGTTGTGGCTAACTTTGATCAACGAGCTGACCATAATATTTATACCGTCATTATAAAACGCGCATTCAAACTCTCTAGCAGAGTCGATTACACGGATAAAAAAGCCTTAAATAAATTCTTAGCGGCTTATCAAGAAGAATACAAAGTCTATGTAAATGAAGCCGTTGAACTGTCTAGAGAAATACATCAATACCCGATATTCAGTGGCAAAAATGGCTATCGGTCCAATGTCATGAGCTTAAATCAAATTGACGTAGAGTTTGAATCAGACGTACGAGAACTCGAATTCCATTTGGCCTACCAAGAATATAAAGAACAGCCTGTTGCTTTTTACGGTTCATCAACCATGCGTTTGTGGAGTGATTTTGCTCGGCATTTCCGCGATAAAGACGGAATCAACCTAGGTTTCGGAGGCGCCACATTAGAAGCTTGTGTGTACTATTTTGAGCGCATTATTTTACCGCACAAACCACGATCTTTGGTCATTTATGCTGGTGATAACGACATCGGCAACCACTGTGATAGCAACAAAGTAATCGAACTGTATATTGAGTTACTACAAAAAATAGATCGCCATCTACCGGGCATCCCAGTGACCTTGATCAGTATAAAATGCAGCCCTGCTCGCATCAAAATGCGCAGCACAATCGAAAAAACCAATATTCAATTGGCTCGATTAGCAAAAACTCGACCTAACACTCAATATCTTGACTTATTTTCCACGCTATTAGACAAGCATGGGGAAATAAAAGAAAACCTATTTGAAGGTGATAAGTTACACTTGAATCATAAAGCTTATGACCTTTGGACCAAGCAACTACTTGAAACAGAAGACTTTATTTTTAATAAGGAGTAA
- a CDS encoding LysE family translocator — MDLTTWLSLVAVCVMGAISPGPSLAVILRVSVSQSPLHGVLAAITHGLGIGFWAFLTLQGLAILMAKHQDLFSVLTVLGGVYLAWLGLKAWRYAGQGKEINVEGVRSSYWDSARDGLMIAVLNPKIALFFLALFSQLIPTNMDVLIKFQLWATVVVIDSGWYIIVALLLAGGPVLSWLRRHTVWVDRSMGGILMLLGLKVVIGAFFLS; from the coding sequence ATGGATCTAACCACTTGGCTTTCTTTAGTTGCCGTTTGCGTTATGGGGGCTATTTCCCCTGGACCAAGCTTAGCTGTTATTCTTCGAGTCTCAGTCTCTCAGTCGCCGTTACATGGTGTATTGGCGGCCATCACGCATGGTTTGGGGATCGGTTTCTGGGCCTTTCTAACCTTGCAGGGGCTCGCGATATTGATGGCTAAACATCAAGATCTATTTTCTGTATTGACCGTTCTAGGGGGAGTGTATCTTGCTTGGTTAGGGCTGAAAGCATGGCGTTATGCTGGGCAGGGGAAAGAAATTAATGTAGAGGGTGTTAGATCTTCTTATTGGGATTCTGCTCGTGATGGTTTAATGATTGCAGTTTTGAACCCTAAGATTGCCTTATTTTTCTTGGCTTTATTCAGTCAGCTGATTCCTACTAATATGGATGTTTTGATTAAATTCCAGTTATGGGCGACGGTCGTAGTGATAGACAGTGGTTGGTATATTATTGTCGCTCTGTTATTAGCTGGTGGTCCGGTGTTGTCTTGGTTGCGACGTCATACTGTTTGGGTGGATAGAAGTATGGGAGGAATATTGATGTTGCTTGGCTTAAAAGTTGTCATAGGTGCTTTTTTTCTATCGTAA
- a CDS encoding isocitrate lyase/PEP mutase family protein yields the protein MATPSQHDLRNDFRALLASDKCYYTASTFDPMSARIAEDLGFEVGILGGSVASLQVLAAPDFALITLSEFTEQATRIGRVARLPIIADADHGYGNALNVMRTIVELERAGVAALTIEDTLLPAKYGHKSTDLIPVEEAVGKLKAALEARIDPIMSIIARTNAGQLTTEEAIVRVKAYQAVGVDGICMVGIRDFAHLEEITQHITIPVMLVAYDNPELRDRERLAANGVRIVVNGHAAYFAAIKATYDCLREQRGIAEGTLDASELSTRYSTLEENRVWANKYMDVQE from the coding sequence ATGGCAACACCTTCCCAACACGATTTACGTAATGACTTCCGAGCATTGTTAGCAAGTGATAAATGTTATTACACGGCATCGACATTTGATCCTATGTCGGCTCGTATTGCTGAAGATCTTGGCTTTGAAGTGGGGATTTTAGGTGGCTCTGTCGCATCGCTTCAGGTGTTGGCGGCGCCAGATTTTGCTCTGATCACGTTAAGTGAGTTCACAGAACAAGCAACTCGAATTGGTCGTGTCGCGCGTTTGCCGATTATTGCCGATGCAGATCACGGCTACGGTAATGCATTGAATGTGATGCGTACCATTGTCGAACTTGAGCGTGCTGGTGTGGCGGCGTTGACGATAGAAGATACCTTATTGCCAGCAAAATACGGCCATAAATCGACGGATTTAATTCCGGTTGAAGAAGCCGTCGGTAAATTGAAGGCCGCCTTAGAAGCCCGTATCGACCCTATTATGAGCATTATTGCTCGTACCAATGCGGGTCAGTTGACGACGGAAGAAGCCATAGTCCGTGTCAAAGCTTATCAAGCGGTAGGGGTTGATGGTATTTGTATGGTCGGCATTCGTGATTTTGCGCATCTAGAAGAGATTACACAACACATTACCATCCCTGTTATGTTGGTGGCTTATGATAATCCTGAGCTACGAGACAGAGAACGTCTTGCTGCGAATGGCGTGCGTATTGTGGTAAATGGTCATGCCGCGTATTTTGCAGCCATTAAAGCAACTTACGATTGTTTGCGTGAGCAACGTGGTATCGCAGAGGGGACGTTAGATGCGTCTGAACTATCGACTCGCTACTCTACGTTAGAAGAAAATAGAGTGTGGGCAAATAAGTACATGGATGTGCAAGAATAA
- a CDS encoding PqiC family protein yields the protein MMVIPYRMFLIVLMSGIITGCATSVSPSREYLLMDADFQEAQVQSTKEASVQLMPIVVANYLAGNEIVLVTNQGEVHRSQNNLWAESLSSQLTRLTQQRLEKTLPKITWFGGQRFPSYAIALLNIEVDGFYADLHGMIHISGRWQFISAAGELSLSNTFNVTGELPSDGYSTMVQALSSSWFNQVIDPMSKEIAKSLNK from the coding sequence ATGATGGTAATACCGTATCGTATGTTTTTGATTGTATTGATGAGCGGGATAATAACGGGTTGTGCAACGTCCGTTTCGCCAAGTCGTGAATACTTATTAATGGATGCTGATTTTCAGGAAGCACAGGTTCAATCAACTAAAGAGGCGTCTGTTCAGTTGATGCCCATTGTTGTCGCCAATTATTTGGCGGGAAATGAAATTGTGTTGGTGACAAACCAAGGGGAAGTGCATCGTTCTCAGAATAACTTATGGGCAGAATCATTGTCTTCACAGCTAACGCGTTTAACTCAGCAACGATTAGAAAAAACATTACCAAAGATTACTTGGTTTGGAGGTCAGCGATTTCCTTCTTATGCGATTGCTTTGTTGAACATAGAGGTGGATGGCTTTTATGCGGATTTGCATGGCATGATTCATATCTCTGGGCGTTGGCAGTTTATTTCAGCGGCAGGTGAATTGTCACTATCAAATACTTTCAATGTTACAGGCGAGTTGCCATCAGATGGTTATTCAACCATGGTGCAAGCATTGTCCTCCAGTTGGTTTAATCAGGTAATTGATCCTATGTCGAAAGAGATCGCAAAGTCGTTGAATAAATAA
- the dapA gene encoding 4-hydroxy-tetrahydrodipicolinate synthase — protein sequence MFYGAITALITPFRHGQLDEDALRNIVRWQIDQGINGLVPVGTTGESPTLSENEHKRVIEITVQETNKAVPVLAGAGSNNPVEAVNYSEYAYQAGADATLHVAGYYNRPNQTGLYEHFKYVHDNSKLPIILYNIPPRAVVGLEVGTLARLAELPRIIGVKDATGDLTRPIRERALINKPFNFLSGDDITAVAYNVGGGAGCISVTSNVAPRQIVELQRLCREGKYVEAAQLQDKLFALQNALFIEPNPAGPKYAMSLLGLCSDECRLPMVPLQDSTKATIRRVMEELELI from the coding sequence ATGTTTTACGGCGCAATCACTGCATTAATCACTCCGTTCCGTCATGGGCAACTAGACGAAGACGCTTTACGTAATATTGTTCGCTGGCAAATCGATCAAGGTATCAATGGTCTTGTTCCTGTTGGTACTACAGGAGAGTCTCCAACCTTAAGCGAAAATGAACACAAACGCGTGATTGAAATCACAGTACAAGAAACCAATAAAGCGGTTCCTGTGCTGGCTGGCGCGGGCTCAAACAACCCTGTTGAAGCGGTGAATTACTCTGAATACGCGTATCAAGCAGGCGCAGACGCTACTTTACATGTTGCGGGCTATTACAATCGTCCAAATCAAACTGGCCTCTATGAACACTTCAAATACGTGCACGACAACAGCAAACTACCGATCATTCTTTACAATATCCCTCCACGCGCGGTCGTCGGTTTGGAAGTGGGTACACTGGCTCGACTTGCAGAATTGCCAAGAATCATCGGTGTCAAAGATGCGACAGGTGACCTAACTCGACCTATTCGTGAACGTGCATTAATCAACAAACCATTCAATTTCTTGAGTGGAGACGACATTACAGCGGTTGCTTATAATGTTGGTGGCGGCGCAGGTTGTATTTCTGTCACATCTAACGTGGCACCAAGACAGATTGTAGAATTACAGCGCCTATGCCGTGAAGGAAAATACGTCGAGGCAGCGCAACTGCAAGACAAACTGTTTGCCTTACAAAATGCCCTTTTCATTGAACCCAACCCTGCTGGACCAAAATACGCCATGTCATTATTAGGGTTATGCAGCGATGAATGCCGTTTGCCTATGGTGCCATTGCAAGACAGTACAAAAGCAACCATTCGCCGCGTTATGGAAGAACTAGAGTTAATCTAG
- the pqiB gene encoding intermembrane transport protein PqiB, translating into MIEENKNVENLQRVRFNSIWLVPLVAIMVAGWMLYQNWASQGPVITLIAPNAEGLEAGQTKLKARNVDVGKVIGIRLSNDYDNAIIMVRMNNGTQKMLREDTKFWVVKPRIGREGVSGLGTLLSGAYIDMSPGEQGKESSEFSLLSQPPLSTKNEGVRILLQSDDSAKLNVGSLVHFRGYEVGYIEEVGFDTDTGSITYRVVVKPPYDALVSDAVQFWITPGLSFKSSVQGFEVRLDSLETFLSGGISFGLGKGRASGKPVQDLTSFRLFSSKEEANNNLYDQTIEYVFLFDSNVSGLAPGADVKFRGVRIGTVLDVPFTGMSMDTLTPHERPVIPVLARIEPQRLNAWNVSGDESLQKWQALLDYRIAQGLRARLEIGNYLNAAKVISLDFMDNPPPIKLKEFDGYLVFPTGPDSLANIESKVSNMLDKLADVPLKETFEQLGKTMGEANETLRQLQAVSKSVKQLLEQSETQALPANLAEVMTELSLTLETYQANGQIGRPLRENMVSLGRALNELQPLLRQLRENPNTLIFDSKPRLDIQPKAAR; encoded by the coding sequence GTGATTGAAGAAAACAAGAATGTTGAAAACCTTCAACGTGTACGCTTCAACTCCATCTGGTTAGTGCCTCTTGTTGCTATTATGGTGGCCGGCTGGATGCTCTATCAAAACTGGGCGAGCCAAGGCCCCGTTATTACATTAATCGCTCCGAATGCAGAAGGGCTAGAAGCTGGCCAAACGAAATTAAAAGCTCGTAACGTAGATGTCGGAAAAGTCATTGGAATCCGTCTTAGCAATGACTACGACAATGCAATTATCATGGTGCGTATGAATAATGGTACGCAAAAAATGTTACGAGAAGACACCAAGTTTTGGGTGGTTAAACCGCGTATAGGCAGAGAAGGCGTGAGTGGCTTAGGGACGTTATTGTCGGGTGCTTATATTGATATGTCTCCCGGCGAGCAGGGTAAAGAGAGTTCAGAGTTTTCTTTGCTAAGTCAGCCACCACTGTCAACCAAAAATGAAGGGGTCCGAATTCTTCTGCAAAGTGATGACAGCGCTAAACTTAATGTCGGTTCGTTGGTGCATTTTCGTGGCTACGAGGTTGGTTATATTGAGGAAGTAGGCTTCGACACAGACACAGGGTCTATTACCTATCGAGTCGTGGTTAAGCCCCCTTATGATGCTCTAGTGAGTGATGCTGTTCAGTTCTGGATTACGCCGGGATTGTCTTTTAAAAGTTCCGTGCAAGGCTTTGAAGTAAGGCTGGACTCGTTAGAGACTTTTTTATCGGGTGGCATCTCGTTCGGGTTGGGTAAGGGCAGGGCGTCAGGTAAACCGGTTCAAGACTTAACCTCGTTCCGCTTGTTTTCTTCAAAAGAAGAGGCGAATAACAATCTTTATGATCAGACCATCGAATATGTTTTTTTGTTTGATTCGAATGTCAGTGGGCTGGCTCCGGGTGCTGATGTCAAGTTTCGCGGGGTTAGGATCGGTACTGTGTTAGACGTTCCTTTTACGGGAATGTCGATGGACACATTAACGCCCCATGAGAGACCCGTGATTCCTGTACTTGCTCGCATTGAGCCGCAACGTTTGAATGCGTGGAACGTATCGGGAGACGAGTCATTACAAAAATGGCAAGCGTTATTGGATTACCGTATTGCTCAAGGGCTTAGGGCAAGACTTGAAATCGGCAACTACCTAAATGCGGCAAAAGTGATTAGTTTGGACTTTATGGACAACCCACCGCCAATTAAACTCAAAGAGTTTGACGGGTATCTGGTGTTTCCTACCGGTCCAGATTCTTTAGCGAATATTGAGAGTAAAGTGTCAAATATGCTTGATAAGTTAGCGGATGTTCCCCTTAAAGAAACGTTTGAGCAATTAGGAAAGACAATGGGTGAGGCGAATGAAACCTTACGCCAATTACAAGCCGTCAGTAAAAGCGTTAAGCAACTCTTAGAGCAATCCGAAACGCAGGCGTTACCAGCAAATTTAGCTGAAGTGATGACGGAGTTGAGTTTAACGCTAGAAACGTATCAAGCCAATGGGCAAATTGGTCGGCCATTAAGAGAGAATATGGTGTCATTAGGTCGAGCGTTGAATGAGCTACAACCTTTGCTGCGTCAACTTCGTGAAAACCCAAATACTTTGATTTTTGATAGTAAGCCACGTTTAGATATTCAGCCGAAAGCGGCGAGGTAG
- a CDS encoding PqiA/YebS family transporter subunit gives MSYPLFYDSVTACDECDLLHRIPLLKGGERFKCIRCGHVLLSVHEHAKGRVFGTGCSSLLMLAFALAFPFLGFSSSGAERSITLFNIVSVLINQDYLILSAIISLALFVFPIAYLLAVIFLVWSFGNHHVSMAIKRYLIRWVIVIQPWLMVDVFLVGTLVALVKMDSLADIELGLSFWAFCAYVLLLLKTISLVDRRWFWNQLAGHGPDHLIVKLPVLEKSALVKPITAKQQKLIGCHFCGATLLGTEFHCSRCGHSIHSRRPHSLMGTIAFLIASVIMFIPANIFPIMQTTFLGGNEPSTIMGGVLLLWSLGSYPVALVIFLASVVIPLVKMLSLGWLCWQCYYPTEREAMQKIRLYRITELVGRWSMIDIFVVAVLTGLVQMGELMSILPGAAVLSFTSVIILTMLAAMTFDPRLLWDKNEGSVVSSSQEKKE, from the coding sequence ATGAGTTATCCATTGTTTTATGACAGTGTAACGGCCTGTGATGAGTGCGATTTACTTCATCGTATACCGCTGCTAAAAGGTGGCGAACGTTTTAAGTGCATACGTTGTGGTCATGTTTTATTAAGTGTTCATGAGCATGCTAAAGGGCGGGTTTTTGGTACGGGCTGTTCTTCTCTTCTTATGCTCGCTTTCGCTTTGGCTTTTCCCTTTCTTGGTTTTTCTAGTAGTGGTGCTGAACGAAGTATCACCTTATTCAATATTGTTAGTGTATTGATCAATCAGGATTATTTGATATTAAGTGCGATTATTAGTTTGGCACTGTTTGTTTTTCCTATTGCCTATCTGTTAGCCGTTATTTTCCTAGTTTGGTCCTTCGGAAATCATCATGTAAGTATGGCAATAAAGCGCTATCTCATTCGTTGGGTCATTGTTATTCAGCCGTGGTTGATGGTTGATGTCTTTTTGGTCGGTACGTTGGTTGCGTTAGTGAAAATGGACAGTTTGGCAGATATTGAGTTAGGGCTGTCGTTTTGGGCCTTTTGTGCTTATGTGTTGTTGTTATTAAAAACCATTAGCTTGGTTGATCGTCGTTGGTTTTGGAATCAACTGGCTGGTCATGGACCGGATCATTTGATTGTTAAACTGCCCGTGTTGGAAAAATCAGCATTAGTAAAGCCAATAACCGCAAAACAACAGAAGCTGATTGGATGTCATTTTTGTGGTGCAACCTTGCTTGGTACTGAGTTTCACTGCAGTCGTTGCGGTCACTCGATTCACAGCCGTCGACCGCACAGTTTAATGGGTACGATTGCCTTTCTTATTGCGTCCGTGATTATGTTTATTCCCGCGAATATTTTTCCCATTATGCAGACGACCTTTTTAGGTGGAAATGAGCCCTCAACTATTATGGGTGGCGTTTTACTATTGTGGTCTTTAGGTTCGTATCCTGTGGCTTTGGTAATATTTTTAGCCAGCGTGGTGATACCTTTGGTTAAGATGCTGTCGTTAGGTTGGCTGTGTTGGCAATGTTATTACCCTACAGAGCGAGAAGCGATGCAGAAAATACGCTTGTATCGTATTACTGAGCTGGTGGGGCGCTGGTCGATGATTGATATTTTTGTCGTGGCGGTATTAACGGGCTTGGTACAAATGGGGGAGTTGATGTCTATCTTACCGGGCGCGGCGGTGTTGTCTTTTACGTCGGTCATCATTTTAACGATGTTGGCCGCCATGACATTTGATCCACGGTTATTATGGGATAAAAACGAGGGCTCAGTAGTGTCGTCGTCACAGGAGAAAAAAGAGTGA
- a CDS encoding GlsB/YeaQ/YmgE family stress response membrane protein, with translation MEIFAFLVIGALAGWLAGQFVKGAGFGLVGNIVIGVVGSFVGGFTFQLLGLYSGSFLGSLLTATVGAIILLYVVRLAKSS, from the coding sequence ATGGAGATTTTTGCTTTTTTAGTCATTGGTGCGTTAGCGGGTTGGTTGGCGGGTCAGTTTGTAAAAGGGGCTGGTTTTGGTTTAGTGGGTAATATCGTGATCGGGGTAGTAGGCTCTTTTGTTGGCGGGTTTACGTTTCAGCTCCTTGGTTTGTATTCGGGCAGTTTTTTAGGGTCTTTACTCACGGCAACCGTAGGTGCGATTATTTTGCTTTACGTGGTTCGGTTGGCTAAATCGTCTTAA